Below is a genomic region from Mustela lutreola isolate mMusLut2 chromosome 1, mMusLut2.pri, whole genome shotgun sequence.
CTGTTTCTTTTTGTAAAACAATGGGATTAGACCAGGAAATCCCTAAGTGCCCTGTCCCCCTTCCCACtttgatattttaacaatatatgcccccccatatatatatatatatatatatatatattgatagaaTTCACCTTCAACCTGTTCTCTAGAAGAGGAAGCATTTGCATCTATCTGTGGGTGACATGCCTAGTGACACAGGTGGGTTCCAGGGAAGCCAGTCTGATTCTTGGTCCGCTTGGCTGGTCAACCCTTCTGAGCGAGCTGCCTGCCATCCCATGGCCAGCCGCAAGTCCCACGCAGACTGCCATTTCAGTGGTCCTAAACCATACGGTCAGGTAGGGTGACAGCGTCAGGAGGGAAGTCAAGGCCAGGCCCTGCCCTTCTGTAGCCTCTGCAGCTGGGAAGGAGGGTCCTACCATGAACTCTGAGTTCCAGAGTTGACCAGAATCTATGGAGGACTCCAAGAAGTAAGAATTCAGCACCCGGGAAAGCAAAACCTGCAGGGGAAACTGTGTCAGAAATGGAGccaggggcacccggctggctcagtcagtagagtacctgactcttgatctcagagtggtgagttcaagccccacactgggtatagaaattagttggaaaaaaatgcagacaaatgattaagaaatacattcacgcgcacgtgcgcgcgcacacacacacatacagctcATATACATTGCtaaaggggcaaaaaaaaaaaaaaaaaagtgtgtcccTTTGATCTTATTTTCCAATCCATCATAGGCAACCCGTTACAGCTTCTTCCGAGTCCCTccaaagacattccatgcttatgtcatcaaatatatttatctattcttttaGAAACAAATTATAGCCTATCAACATTCTgcactttgaaaattttttgcaTATCAGTTCAGGAAGCTCTGCctaatttctaaaataatcatacgaactctttttctttttttaagattttatttatttatttggtcggCGGGGCGTGGagagcccagagagagagagtgggaaagagatgcagactccccattgagcagagagcttgacctGGAGCCCtcactcaggaccctgagatcatgacctaagccaaaggcagacacttaatggactgagacccaggcgccccagaacataTTTTATTCAATGGACTCCACTGTTTACTTAAGCGGTCATCTACTGAAGAGTATTTAGGTTGTTCATGAATTTTCATTCCAAGTAATGCTTAGGTTACTCCTGTATGTACTTTCTGGTGCACACACGGACGAAACCTGTAGGGCATATTTCTAGAGCTGCTGAAGCAAAGcctatttgtatttaattttgaaaggagTTGTCTCATTTCCTTCCAAGAAGTTGCACCAGTGTACAGCAAATGGGAATGTCTGTCTGTGTCCTTAAAGGACTGTCCAGCCTACAACACTCCAGTGCTATTTCCATCGAACGTAGCTGCGCtcccaggagacagagcaggCATGATTATTACCACCTTTTTGGAAACAGGAAAGTGAGGCCCAGAAAAGTCACTAAGACTCTGATAAGGCCTGCAACAGAGCCCAAGTATCTAGATCTCGGACTGGAGGCCTAACTCAGACGCACAGGGCAGCTCCCGGGCAGGCTCATCCAGATTCACCGATTCACCCAGAGTCACCGGTTCTGACGGAGGCCagcaggagggagggtggggaggacccCCGCCCAGGGAATCCCAAGTCGGTCCCTGGCCGGGGCAGCAGCCCGGCAGGCGCCGGACGGGTCGCCCAGCCCAGGCGTGAACCCTCGGGCGAAGCGGAGCTCACGTCCCTGGGACAGCAGGTGCCTCCTAGGCCAGCTCCCACCTCCATGGAGTCCTCCCTCCGTCCGGCCCCCGCATCGGCCCGCCTAGGACCGACCGAGCCAGGGCGGCCCCTCCTCAGCACCAGATTTCAAAAGGGCAAAATGGTACGCGCCGAAGAGAGCGTGCCCTCGCCGCTTCCCCCTGCGCCCCAGACGCCTCAGAGCCGCGGATGCCAAGAGAAACTACCTTTCAGGCCTCCGCGGCCTCTCCTACGCCAGCAGCGCCCGCGCCGGGGTTTGGGGACCGGGTGGGGGAGAAGGACCCAGAAGCTCAGAACCCACCGCGACGCTCCGGCGCCATCTGGCGTCCGCTCTTTTGGCCTCCGGGTAGCAGCCCGGAAACTACATTTCCCACCGCGCCTAGCGCGTCCGCGCAGGCGTGAAGAGCCTCTCTCGTTTCCATGGGAACCTTCGAGGGTCCCAGCGGCTCGACTCTGAGGACCGCGTGGCCGTTGCTCCCCCTCAGGTGCCCTCGAGCTAGGGGTCTGCAgaggggcagagtgggggggCTTGCGGGGAGGGAGCCAGGCGGCTCTGGCTCCCGGGACCAGCGCTGCCAAATGCTCGGCGTCCGGCCGGCCGCGCGCTCCCGGGGCCTCGACGTCCTGAGGCGAGGTGGCCCGGGGAGGCCTGGCTCGGCGAGGCCAGTGTCCGCCTCCGGCCCGCGCGGTCCCGCTCGCTTCGCGCCAGCGCCCGGTCCCCGGCCGAGAGCCCGCGCGCCGGCAGGTACTCCCGGGGCGCGGGCCGGGCGCGGCTGCCCGCGGGACGGTGGGCGCCGCCGCCGGGCGAGGAGGAGCAACAGCCGGGCAGGACAGCGAGCGCGCCCGGGGCTGGATCCGGCTCTGCCCCTCACGGACCCGGACCCGGGGCCACCGCTCGGGGCTTCGgtgtccccccgcccccgtcaGTGCGGCCAGGGCTGGAATTCTGGGGGCACCTTGCGGTCGCGTCGCCGGGCGGCTCGGGCTCTGCGCGACCCGGGGAACgagccccttcctctctccgcGCGCGTTTCCTCCGCTGTCACGGAGGGAGGTTGGAGCGGGTGATCCTTGCGGCCTCTTCCAGAGGGTGTGGGGTCTTACCCGCGCGTgcaagaagagggaaagggacctGGATGGCTTGAGCGACCATCTCAGCTCGCCGTCTGGAGTCAGAGAAGCTTGGGTTTGTGACTGCGGGCAAAGTTACTGCATCTCTCGAGCCTCCGTTTTATCAGATGCAAAACAGGGGGTGATGAGCGTGCcccaaatgagataatgtgtgtatgtttttgacCCCAGGCCCGCCCCTAGTGAAATCCCAGCCGTCATTTCCGAGACTCTATAAACATTCCTTCGCTATCATGAGACCTTTCCTGAATTTTGGAGTCGCTCCTCTGCTGATGGGCAAACCCATTCTCTAGGAGGATGGTTAAAGGCTGATTCCGATGGGAACCAGCTGTGGCTGTCCTCCCTCCAGCTGTGGTCTGGGTTCTGTCCCTACCCCACAGCCTCTAGGGAGGCGGCCAAGCCCACACCGGGCAGCGCGGAAGATGCTTTCCCTTCCGGAAGATTCCTAAAGGATGTGAGCACTCGAGTGCTAAtggaattattttcatataacatTTACGTAGGACTGGATATACACACAGTCAGAAGGAATTCGTCAGAGTTCTATGCCACTGGCTTTGAGTTCAAACTTCGTATTAATTGGGAAAACCCTaacaaggaatttaaaaaaaatttttttttaagattttatttatttatttgagagagaatgagtgagagagagcatgagagaggagaagatcagagggagaaacagactccccaaggagctgggagcccgatgcgggacttgatcctgggagtccgggatcatgacctgagcccaaggcagtcgctcaaccaactgagccacccaggcgccccctaacaaGGAATTTTAAATTAGTGataaaatgtatcatttattAAGTCTGGGAATTCCTAGTGGCTTCACAAACAAGCCTTCACTTATCCAACAGGCATCTTGATGTGGAAGCTAGGTGTTCTGCAGGTTGCTTTTGCCTGCTTGTTATGTACCTGGTAGGGCTTGGGGTCGTCCGAAGGATGCAAAGATGTAGAAAATGATCTTTGCCCTCAAGAGAAgtctgtgtgtgtaggggggtgcctgggtggctcagtgggttaaagcctctgccttcagctcaggtcatgatcccagagtcctgggatcgagccccacatcgggctctctgctcagcagggagcctgcttcctcctctctctctctgcctgcctctctgcctacttgtgatctctgtcaaataaacaaataaaatctttaaaaagaaaagaaaagtctgtaggggtgcctgggtggcttagtggttaagggtctgagtcttgatctcagggtggtaagttcAAGTCCCTTGTTGGGctgcacactgggcatggagcctactttttaaaaaaaagtctatagaGAAGATCATTTGTGCCTACCAAACACGGACTGCAGGAGGAAAGTGATGCGTCCTGAGAGAGTACAGGTGTCTGCTGTGCACGTTCAGAGGCAGGAGACCCCACTGCTAAGTGGCTGTGTCATgagagcagcagggagcagaCAGCGTTTCAGCCGGGCCTTGGAGGATGTGGACGAGGTGCATGTGTGCAGAAGTAGGGCAAAGTTACTGCAGGTTCCCTTCTGGCAGCCCGTGGGGGAGAAATGTCTGGGGCCCTAACTGGATGTGAGGTCTTGGAAGGCAGGGACTGGGTTTGGTCAGGGTCTGACTCCCAGCATGGCATGTAGGCTCTGTTAGTGAAGGAACAAGGGTTGTGAGTTTCCTGCAGAGATGAGCCCAGGTGTGGTCTTTGTACTGTCTTGAGACCCTTTTATTAAGCTTCCATGCTGTCTTATAGATGTCCTTCTTGGGGAGGAGTGTGAATAAGCAGGTGATTATGGGGCATAGGCTGTATTGGTGGCAGGTTTAGTACAGTAACTGGGAGTCCGGTGAATAGGGTTTCGTGAATGGGTAGGAGGGCGTGTGAGCCTTCGTCCCTGGAAGTGAGCGGAATAGCCACAAGGGAAGGACACCTTGGCATGGCGGTGTGAAGCGGTCTTGGGGCCCAGTGATGGCCACTCCTTTGGGTCTGTTCTTGGCTCTTCTTTGTCTGTGGCCCTCTCTTCCCCAGAGAAATTTCTTGCCCATTTATGACCCACCTGGGGGTGGAAACCATGTCCACCGTGCCGAGACCTGTGGCGGCTGCGGAGGAATGAAGCTGGCTTCAGCAGTGCCTTCTTCAGGCTGACTTCTGGGCCCGTCCTTCTAGTCCTGCCTGGGGCTGACCCTGTGCCAGGAGCAAGCCCTGGAGCTGACCTCTTGGAGCAGCTGCCAGTGACCCCGGGAGCAGAGAACTGCCTTAGGACCTGGGATAGAGGAGTCACTTGAGGATGGCAAAGCAGAGACTCCTGACAGAGAACGGCTCGAGGACAGGGCAGACCCCCCCCACGGCCTACTTAGACTCCCCTCTGGGACCTCCTGTGGCTCATGAAGGGTGAAGTCATCCTCAGAATGAGGAAGCTGGGGAGGGTTTAAGTGGATGCACAAAGAAGGGATGGGGCGCCACTGACTGCTGATTTTGTCCCCAGATGTGGGATGATGGCGCAGGACTTCTGGAAGCTACAGAAGCTCCTCTTCCTGAACGGGGGACCCAAAGTGAGCTGTGACCTTGTCTCCCGGGCAGCTTGTGCTCCCAACCCTGGAGTCCTGTTCTTCCTCTTTGTCCTGCCCCTCCGGCTCGCCCCACCTCCACCGGCCACAGGTAAGTGCCTGCTGGGTGTGCCAGCATTCCTGCATTGCTAAGTGCCACGTAAAGCTT
It encodes:
- the LOC131816330 gene encoding uncharacterized protein LOC131816330 isoform X9, coding for MGTFEGPSGSTLRTAWPLLPLRCGMMAQDFWKLQKLLFLNGGPKVSCDLVSRAACAPNPGVLFFLFVLPLRLAPPPPATAFWYCHHHG
- the LOC131816330 gene encoding uncharacterized protein LOC131816330 isoform X6; the protein is MGTFEGPSGSTLRTAWPLLPLRCGMMAQDFWKLQKLLFLNGGPKVSCDLVSRAACAPNPGVLFFLFVLPLRLAPPPPATDLLMLLRTSCEWNHPASVILCLAYIT
- the LOC131816330 gene encoding uncharacterized protein LOC131816330 isoform X7 translates to MGTFEGPSGSTLRTAWPLLPLRCGMMAQDFWKLQKLLFLNGGPKVSCDLVSRAACAPNPGVLFFLFVLPLRLAPPPPATELVVVCPRGWSSSNPGSTEAPGRPY
- the LOC131816330 gene encoding uncharacterized protein LOC131816330 isoform X5 — protein: MGTFEGPSGSTLRTAWPLLPLRCGMMAQDFWKLQKLLFLNGGPKVSCDLVSRAACAPNPGVLFFLFVLPLRLAPPPPATGYRPKSQMVVLRPASFPLPRLSPKGCHLPSDLLMLLRTSCEWNHPASVILCLAYIT
- the LOC131816330 gene encoding uncharacterized protein LOC131816330 isoform X4, whose amino-acid sequence is MGTFEGPSGSTLRTAWPLLPLRCGMMAQDFWKLQKLLFLNGGPKVSCDLVSRAACAPNPGVLFFLFVLPLRLAPPPPATARVPYPRSCSSLAQLLSVTRRMWPESLVMPSTDTALFLWQHVAAESWCSAPASARCPCSWAAAPGH
- the LOC131816330 gene encoding uncharacterized protein LOC131816330 isoform X8; this translates as MGTFEGPSGSTLRTAWPLLPLRCGMMAQDFWKLQKLLFLNGGPKVSCDLVSRAACAPNPGVLFFLFVLPLRLAPPPPATAAFWYCHHHG